The Saccharomyces paradoxus chromosome XV, complete sequence DNA window TGATCAGAATACCATGCgtgctttttctttgctgtATGTTACACTTCTGTTTTGTATGTTCCATTTTTCATGCTTATGGGCGAAAACTGTAATAGCCGCCACCTCAGGAAAGATCCCATATTCTCTATCACATTATATAAGCAATATAGCCCATCAAGTGCGCGTCTCTTATTAAAGTTGAGTACCTACATCGCTCTCTCCAACTATTTGTAAATGAATTGAGCCCCAGTGTGGTGTATGACCTTGCCAATTGACTAGTTAAGGCTCAAGGATTAGTGCTATGAGAAGGATATCGTCCGGGCAACGGTGTCTTAAGCTTTTCGAAGATTCTTTTGCCACCGGAAgggaaagaaaagacatCATATATAGGTAGTAGCGAAACCTTTAATTCAGTGATCAACAGTCCATCACGACCAGTTGCATAGACACGATTGTATAGAATGAGTGGTTACGATAGAGCTTTGTCCATTTTCTCGCCAGATGGACACATTTTCCAAGTGGAGTACGCCCTGGAGGCGGTAAAGAGGGGTACCTGTGCTGTAGGTGTCAAGGGTAAGAATTCTGTAGTATTGGGCTGTGAAAGAAGGTCCACTTTAAAGCTACAAGACACTAGAATTACACCTTCTAAAGTGTCCAAGATTGACTCGCACGTAGTGTTGTCATTTTCTGGATTAAATGCAGACTCCAGAATTCTTATCGAGAAGGCCAGAGTAGAGGCCCAAAGTCACAGACTAACGTTGGAGGATCCTGTGACGGTGGAGTACCTCACACGTTACGTCGCTGGTGTGCAACAAAGATACACACAGTCAGGTGGTGTCAGACCATTTGGTGTGTCGACGCTGATTGCCGGCTTCGATCCAAGAGATAATGAACCCAAGCTATACCAGACGGAACCAAGTGGTATATACTCGTCGTGGTCTGCCCAGACAATTGGGAGGAACTCCAAGACGGTACGTGAGTTTTTGGAGAAGAATTATGACCGCAAAGAACCACCAGCTACAGTGGAAGAGTGTGTCAAGCTTACCGTAAGATCTCTGTTGGAGGTAGTTCAAACAGGCGCAAAAAATATCGAAATCACCGTTGTTAAGCCAGACTCAGATATTGTTGCCTTGAGCagtgaagaaattaatCAGTACGTCACCCAAATCgaacaagaaaagcaagAGCAGCAAGAGcaagacaaaaagaagaaatccaaTCATTAAAAAGGGCgatatataaatatatatatgttggGTGCAGAGCCTATACaaaacaacagcaacaataaaATGCAGACTATAATATAGCATGGTATAATTGATATATGTATACTCGTAACTAACACCAATCTCTGTCATCTCATACGAGCTGATGTTTTTCGGATTTCGGATCTCGCCAAGAAAACTTGCTGATATAGAATGGAATGACTTCAAGAACTGCCACTTCAAGTTTTTCGCTCTTTTAAGATACGCAGATATTCATAGCTCCATTTGAACAGCTCATCATCTGCCACACGTACTCTACACTCTCTCATTTCCACTCACAGTGTTTTCGtttctataaaaaaaaaggaaactgaAATACAGTGCTCTTGCCcacaattttcttttccataCGCCTATATGCCCATACTTTGCTCGGTTTATCGAACAACGCTGTGAATTTTGCGAGTCATAAAAGACTTATCGTACTATTATACCCCGTTCATTATCAAAAcattattttattcattATATCCAGCAAGAATCCcgttttttcaagaaagaattCCAATACATTGTTATAATTCATTGATACCTATTTATAATTGATATCtggttttttctttgggaaaaaagaaaaagaaaggaaattaaagaaaaaaaaagtttacaAAAGTTTGTCATGGAATACCAAGACAGTTCGCCACCCAGGTTTAGGAACCCTAGCTCTAACAGAGTCACTGTATACAACGGTGCCACCCTGCCAACGATGCCGAAGAGCGCCACACCGACATCGAGCTCAACAACAGTTACGACGCATCTGCAAAATATTAAGGAGGAGGAAGCAAACGATGACGAACTCACTCAAGTAGATCGTTCTTCTCCTCGTGTTCTAGGGAGAATCTCCTCTAcatcctcatcttcatccaaTATCGATTTGCACGATAACTTGGATATGTTACACgaaatagaaaaatcaaataccaatctttctttatcagcTCCCAATTTACACGAGGAAATGGGTATGCTCAGCGATAAAGGTAACAGTAAAGAAGAGTTGGCTTTGTTGCCACCTTTACCTCACACAGGTGAAATGGAAATCACTCCACAATTTGACATCAACGAGGCTATTTTTGAACGAGATGACATTAGCCACTCTTCAAGGCTGGAGGCAGATGACGTGATAGCAAAGTTAGCAAACTCTACTCGAGATGCTACGAGGGAAGATCAGGAATTTGCCATCGTGGCTCATGGCCACAATGCATCGACAAACGACGATTCGCAGTTAAGCGCTACCATTCTTGACAACCAAACGTCGTTTGATCTTTCTAAAGCTCTAGAGATGACTAGTTATTCAAACATTTCCAACATTATAAATAGTTCTGGCTCTGAGGGAAGACGTTCAAGGACCCCGGTAAGTAATGCCACTTTGAAACCACTCTCATCATCTCCTGAAAGTGCGGAACGTGAGGAAAACACGActtcgtcttcttccaCGTCAGGTCACATGGCTACTATGCAGTATGATCCtaaggaaaaaacaaatttcACCCCCGTTTCACCTTCTTCTGTTTTTGATCAACAACAGAACAACGCATCTTTGCGAGAAAGAAGCAGATCTAATTCTAGTACACTGGCATCCACGCTAAGAGATACGATTATTTCAGGGCTGCctcaaaacaataatgctatagaaagaaaattatcgAGGAAGAGTAACAGGAGTAGGAAGAATACGGTGACCTTTGAAGAAcgtcttcaaaaattgccGCCCTTGAGCACTCAAACTTCGAACCAATATACGAAGGTAGTTCCagttgaaaataatatcGCCTTACACGTTCATAACTTACCTACACCAGTATCAAACACTCAAACGCCAGTTACATTTCAATCTGAATCTGGGCTGAGAGGGGGAGAGAAGAAGATGCCTTTTTTGAGAAGAGCCTCTAGTGCCCTATTAAGAAAGACGTCTGCCAAGAATGGCACCAATCTAACCAGAACAAATACACCTTCTTTATCGACATCCCAAACATTTGAATCGGACCTAAATGGTCGGCAACCTATGCTAATTCGACGATCCTCCAATATTGAAAGCAAACTACCTAGAAGGCAGCTTTCGTGTTCAAAGCTTTATTCGCGTCTGGATTCAGATCTCAAGTCTGCGAATGGCAATCGAGCTTCGGAGGAGGTCTTAGGATCCACCGCAAATGAAGCAGAACACGTCTACAGGAAAACGTCCCTCGGCTCTAAGATAAGGAGAGGTTTCACTAGAATATTGAGtgatagtaataatagtaaGGAAGTTCTCACTTCATCGCCCAAATCTATTGCGACCGCAGGACCGACAGCATTGTCTTTATCCTCTTTATCTACCACGGGAAGCAATCCGATAACGCCAAGctccaaagaaaataatcGAGTTTCAATAGATAGCGTGAGTACAGTTAATCGAACATCAACATCTCTCCCACAGTCATCAACAGACATCGTATCTCCATTACGCGAAGAAACCAGGATCAATGTTCCAAAAAGATCATCAAGTAGAAAGATACTATCTAAAAATTCAAGCAAGAGAGATGTACTGCCCGAACAGCAGGCAAAAACAAGTGAGATATATTTAGATAAAGAAGCGTTACGAAGTTTTGTTCCTGTACTCTCCGTCACAGAGGACACACATCGCATTAACCGCTCTTCGTTACAAACGCAGTCTACTATCGGATTATGCATTGACAATTTAAGAAACAAAGAAGGCAAGAAGCTCGACGCCAAGGAATACGTGGAAATTCTGACGCAGCAGCAACGCAAGGAAGATGAAAGATATGCCgttttagaaaaaaaattcgcATCTTGTACATGGTGCAGTGATAAGGACCTACAGtacttgaaaaagaaacgaatTTCCGTGAACAAGATATGGTCTGATTATGTCCGATTTTACCGTGGAAAGTTGAACAACccataaagaaaaaaacagtCTTGGCAATACAACAGCAGACAAAATTTAAGTATACACGTATATATGGTCGGCACATATGCATATACTGTATGCTATCTATTTACAATTACATAGTTAGTTACGCTCTCTATGAAAAGTTAATATTGCATTTTAATCTTTAAGTTATTTTAATTGGAATGGTAGCCctagcttttttttttaggaCACATGatatactttttcttttccttcacAATTTAAAAGGcgagaaaaatgaaaattaGCAAAACTACCCTCTACTTCCTTTCCATCTTAGATATATACAGTGGAAGAAAGAAGCAGTCGATAATACCGACCAAAAGAATGGCCACAATATTTGTGGGACTCCAGTTGGAGTGCGATGCTCGATTACTCTTCATGGCACGTGTCGTGCCAAGTTTAATTGGTATTGCTTGAAAATTTGGGAACGGAAAGAAAGACTTACTTTAGAATGATGAAAGAGGTAGCAATTTGCAACAGATTTTTCGTGATTGAATCAAACAAAGATTAACCTTTACAGAACCGCTACACTGATACTAATGTAagaaacattttctttatactTTTTCCACCTCGTAACGCCCTCTTACAATTctcatatatatttgtGTCTTTGTAGATGTAAATAACCTCACTTGTATACAGCATTTTGCTGTCAATGGTTATTTCAACAGATCCACTTTGCTGATCCCGTTGATCTTGTAAGCCGTTCAGGATGACTGGGCTATATAGTAGCGATAACTTTCGCGTTGCATTACCTTTTCATACGATGCCAAGATGCCGATAGTAGGTGATTTCACTAGCGTGTGTGATTTTAAAGGAAGTGTATCAAATAAAAGGGTGTGGTACATAGAAGCTCCATCTCCAGTATGACCAGTCTGATAGATTTAGGTAGATATGTTGAAAGGGCACATCATGGTGAAGAAACAGAGCCAAGAGCGAAAAGAGTAAAAATCTCAGGAACTGATTTATCTTCCTTCCAACCTGGAAGCATTATTAAGATCCGTTTACAAGATTTTGTGACTTACACTTTGACCGAATTTAATCTTTCACCGTCTTTAAATATGATCATTGGCCCAAACGGATCTGGAAAATCTACCTTTGTATGCGCCGTGTGTTTAGGATTGGCTGGTAAACCAGAGTACATTGGTAGAAGTAAAAAAGTGGAagatttcatcaaaaatggTCAGGATGTTTCAAGAATTGAAAttactttgaaaaattcaccCAAAATTAATGATATTGAACATATAGACGCACGTGATGAAACAATAAAGATTACTAGAATTATTACTAGATCTAAGAGGAGATCAGATTATCTAATAAATGACTACCAGGTATCTGAAAGTGCGGTTAAAACTTTAGTTGGTCATCTGAACATTCAATTAGATAATCTCTGTCAATTTTTATCCCAAGAGCGTGTGGAGGAATTTGCTCGCCTTAAATCAGTTAAACTATTAGTGGAAACTATAAGGTCAATCGATGCAAGCCTATTAGATGTGCTGGAAGAATTAAGAGAGCTACAAGGAAACGAGCAAAGCTTGCAAAAAGACCTCGATGttaaaaaatccaaaattGTTCATTTGAGACAAGAAAGTGATAAACTACGTAAATCGGTGGAATCTTTAcgaaattttcaaaagaaaaagggtgAAATTGAGTTGCACTCTCAATTATTACCTTATGTGAAAGTAAAAGACCATAAGGAAAAGCTGAGCATCtataaagaagaatacgaACGAGCGAAAGCGAATCTGAGGGCTATATTAAAGGATAAGAAACCATTTGcaaataccaaaaaaactTTAGAGAACCGGGTTGAAGAACTAACGGAGAAGTGTTCCCTAAAAAAcgatgaatttttgaaagcaAAAGAGAAGGTTAatgaaatctttgaaaaacttaaTACTATAAGGGATGAGGTCgtcaaaaagaaaaatcagaACGAATATTATAGAGGCAGAACTAAGAAATTACAAGCCACCATTATCGGTACAAAGGAAGATTTACTAAGGAATCAAGACATATTAGCGCAGACTCATCTACCTGAAAAAAGTGTATTTGAAGATATAGacatcaaaagaaaagagatcatcaataaagaagGGGAGATCAGGGACCGCATTTCCGAAATTGATGCAAAAGCGAATGCTATTAATCATGAAATGAGAAGTATACAGAGACAAGCGGAAAGCAAGACTAAATCCCTTACCACAACTGATAAAATTGGAATCTTAAATCAAGATCAGGATTTAAAGGAGGTTCGTGATGCTGTGTTGATGGTTAGAGAGCATGcagaaatgaaagataAAATTCTAGAACCACCGATAATTACCGTGTCTGCCATTAACTCTCAATTTGCTGCATATTTAGCTCAATGTGTGGATTATAATACAAGTAAGGCCTTAACTGTTGTTGATTCCGATTCTTACAAGCTGTTTGCGAACCCAATTCTCGATAAATTCAAAGTCAATTTGAGGGAACTATCCAATGCTGACATCAACCCTCCTGTGCCAGCGGAAACACTTAAAGAATTGGGATTTGAGGGTTATTTGTCTGATTTTATTACCGGTGATAAGAGAGTTATGAGAATGCTTTGTCAAACTAACAAAATTCATACTATACCAGTGTCCAGAAGGGAATTGACGCCTGCCCAGATAAAGAAGCTGATTAAACCAAGACCAAATGgtaaaattctttttaaaagaattattcATGGAAATAGGCTAGTCGATATTAAGCAATCAGCATATGGTAGTAAGCAGGTTTTCCCCACTGACGTTAGTATAAAACAAACCAATTTCTATCAGGGGTCAATCATGTCAAATGAACAGAAGATTAGAATTGAGAATGAAATTAGCAACTTAAAGAACGAATACGGCCATCGGAAATCCACATTAGATGGATTGTCAAACCAGAAGAGTGGCTATAGACACGAACTATCTGAGTTGGCGTCAAAAAATGACGATATCAATAGAAAAGCTCATCAATTAAATGAGATTCGTAAGAAATATACTATGAGGAAAAGCACAATAGAATctcttcaagaaaaattggatcAACTAAAACGTGAAGCTAGGAAGGATGTATCACAAAAGATTAAAGATATTGATGATCAGATTCAGGAATTATTACTCAAGCAATCACAGTTGCTTTCTAAAATGGCTTCCTcgatgaagaatttaaaGAATTGTCAGAAGGAGTTAATGAGCTCCCAAATCCTTCAATTTGAAGCCCAAAATATGGACGTTTCCATGAATGATGTgattggatttttcaatgaaaggGAGGCTGATTTAAAGCGTCAGTATgaagataagaaaaaatttgtaaagGAAATGAGGGACACTATCGAATTTCAATCGTGGATGAGAGAAATTAGGTGTTATGACGAACACActaaggaaaaattgaataagGTAgcagaaaaatatgagGAAGATGGGAATTTCAATTTGTCATTCGTTCAAGATGTTCTTGATAAATTAGAATCGGAGATAGCTATGGTAAATCACGACGAATCAGCCGTAACAATTTTGGATCAGGTTTCAGCCGAACTGAGAGAATTGGAGCAAACAGTTCCTCAGCAAGCTAGAGATTTGGAGACCATCAGAACTAAACTGAAAGAAGATCATGCACTTCTGGAACCCAAGTTGGATGATATAGTATCAAAAATATCGGCAAGGTTTGCGCGCTTATTTAACAATGTCGGGAGTGCTGGTGCAGTTCGTCTAGAAAAGCCAAAGGACTATGCTGAATGGAAGATAGAGATCATGGTCAAATTCAGAGATAATGCgccattaaaaaaattagattCTCACACGCAATCAGGTGGTGAAAGAGCTGTCTCTACAGTTCTTTACATGATTGCTTTGCAAGAGTTTACCTCCGCCCCATTCAGGGTAGTGGATGAAATCAACCAAGGTATGGACtcaagaaatgaaagaattgtcCATAAAGCTATGGTTGAGAACGCG harbors:
- the PRE6 gene encoding proteasome core particle subunit alpha 4 (Alpha 4 subunit of the 20S proteasome~similar to YOL038W), which codes for MSGYDRALSIFSPDGHIFQVEYALEAVKRGTCAVGVKGKNSVVLGCERRSTLKLQDTRITPSKVSKIDSHVVLSFSGLNADSRILIEKARVEAQSHRLTLEDPVTVEYLTRYVAGVQQRYTQSGGVRPFGVSTLIAGFDPRDNEPKLYQTEPSGIYSSWSAQTIGRNSKTVREFLEKNYDRKEPPATVEECVKLTVRSLLEVVQTGAKNIEITVVKPDSDIVALSSEEINQYVTQIEQEKQEQQEQDKKKKSNH
- a CDS encoding uncharacterized protein (similar to YOL036W); the encoded protein is MEYQDSSPPRFRNPSSNRVTVYNGATLPTMPKSATPTSSSTTVTTHLQNIKEEEANDDELTQVDRSSPRVLGRISSTSSSSSNIDLHDNLDMLHEIEKSNTNLSLSAPNLHEEMGMLSDKGNSKEELALLPPLPHTGEMEITPQFDINEAIFERDDISHSSRLEADDVIAKLANSTRDATREDQEFAIVAHGHNASTNDDSQLSATILDNQTSFDLSKALEMTSYSNISNIINSSGSEGRRSRTPVSNATLKPLSSSPESAEREENTTSSSSTSGHMATMQYDPKEKTNFTPVSPSSVFDQQQNNASLRERSRSNSSTLASTLRDTIISGLPQNNNAIERKLSRKSNRSRKNTVTFEERLQKLPPLSTQTSNQYTKVVPVENNIALHVHNLPTPVSNTQTPVTFQSESGLRGGEKKMPFLRRASSALLRKTSAKNGTNLTRTNTPSLSTSQTFESDLNGRQPMLIRRSSNIESKLPRRQLSCSKLYSRLDSDLKSANGNRASEEVLGSTANEAEHVYRKTSLGSKIRRGFTRILSDSNNSKEVLTSSPKSIATAGPTALSLSSLSTTGSNPITPSSKENNRVSIDSVSTVNRTSTSLPQSSTDIVSPLREETRINVPKRSSSRKILSKNSSKRDVLPEQQAKTSEIYLDKEALRSFVPVLSVTEDTHRINRSSLQTQSTIGLCIDNLRNKEGKKLDAKEYVEILTQQQRKEDERYAVLEKKFASCTWCSDKDLQYLKKKRISVNKIWSDYVRFYRGKLNNP
- the SMC5 gene encoding DNA repair ATPase SMC5 (Component of the SMC5-SMC6 complex~similar to YOL034W) encodes the protein MTSLIDLGRYVERAHHGEETEPRAKRVKISGTDLSSFQPGSIIKIRLQDFVTYTLTEFNLSPSLNMIIGPNGSGKSTFVCAVCLGLAGKPEYIGRSKKVEDFIKNGQDVSRIEITLKNSPKINDIEHIDARDETIKITRIITRSKRRSDYLINDYQVSESAVKTLVGHLNIQLDNLCQFLSQERVEEFARLKSVKLLVETIRSIDASLLDVLEELRELQGNEQSLQKDLDVKKSKIVHLRQESDKLRKSVESLRNFQKKKGEIELHSQLLPYVKVKDHKEKLSIYKEEYERAKANLRAILKDKKPFANTKKTLENRVEELTEKCSLKNDEFLKAKEKVNEIFEKLNTIRDEVVKKKNQNEYYRGRTKKLQATIIGTKEDLLRNQDILAQTHLPEKSVFEDIDIKRKEIINKEGEIRDRISEIDAKANAINHEMRSIQRQAESKTKSLTTTDKIGILNQDQDLKEVRDAVLMVREHAEMKDKILEPPIITVSAINSQFAAYLAQCVDYNTSKALTVVDSDSYKLFANPILDKFKVNLRELSNADINPPVPAETLKELGFEGYLSDFITGDKRVMRMLCQTNKIHTIPVSRRELTPAQIKKLIKPRPNGKILFKRIIHGNRLVDIKQSAYGSKQVFPTDVSIKQTNFYQGSIMSNEQKIRIENEISNLKNEYGHRKSTLDGLSNQKSGYRHELSELASKNDDINRKAHQLNEIRKKYTMRKSTIESLQEKLDQLKREARKDVSQKIKDIDDQIQELLLKQSQLLSKMASSMKNLKNCQKELMSSQILQFEAQNMDVSMNDVIGFFNEREADLKRQYEDKKKFVKEMRDTIEFQSWMREIRCYDEHTKEKLNKVAEKYEEDGNFNLSFVQDVLDKLESEIAMVNHDESAVTILDQVSAELRELEQTVPQQARDLETIRTKLKEDHALLEPKLDDIVSKISARFARLFNNVGSAGAVRLEKPKDYAEWKIEIMVKFRDNAPLKKLDSHTQSGGERAVSTVLYMIALQEFTSAPFRVVDEINQGMDSRNERIVHKAMVENACAENTSQYFLITPKLLTGLHYHEKMRIHCVMAGSWIPNPSDDPRMIHFGETSNYSFD